The Litorilinea aerophila genome window below encodes:
- a CDS encoding ATP-binding protein, which translates to MDIRHWERWRPVLVDGLLILALTVGLALYLSLAIHSRVQEGLVAQEMARLQRLATLPQLVTAWRDGSDELQTLLSQEAAVLGGRLAAVSNAGQLRAVSHPAAGDGIPWASLPEVRQAISQGVAHALRPDPLTEEPALLAAAVVMENGRPLGVLHWTLPQAELEAGIPALWRPIGRAAVIALALLVALLTGRAIQTSRRIRRLTEVVERVTQGDLDARIHSLGSGEIGQLAQAFNRMADKLQKQIKKRGREKDRLNTVLHVMTDGVLILNRHGRVRLLNPAAARLLRVEPERALRRSFIQVARDHRIAEVWTRCRESGQEEVATMELTPTQFLRVIVTPFLKGKDRGYLVLLQDLTQLRRLQMVRQDFISNISHELRTPLASLQALVETLQDGALEDPPAARRFLGRMEVEVDALTQMVEELLELSRIESGQVPLRLRSTPVLEAVLPGVERLRPQAERAQLELAIHLPPDLPPVLADAVRVQQVITNLVHNAIKFTPAGGRVEVSAQAGEGELTVMVADTGIGIPPQDLPRIFERFYKTDRSRAAGGTGLGLAIAKHVVQAHGGRIWAESVLGEGSRFYFTLPLAESMPDDSAPPTDTALARSTSS; encoded by the coding sequence ATGGATATCCGGCATTGGGAACGCTGGCGCCCGGTGCTGGTGGATGGGCTTTTGATCCTGGCCCTGACAGTCGGCCTGGCCTTGTATCTTTCCCTGGCCATCCACAGCCGGGTGCAGGAAGGCCTGGTCGCCCAGGAGATGGCCCGGCTGCAGCGGCTGGCCACCCTGCCCCAGCTGGTGACCGCCTGGCGCGACGGCAGCGATGAACTCCAGACTCTGTTATCCCAGGAAGCTGCCGTCCTGGGCGGGCGCCTGGCCGCGGTGTCCAACGCCGGCCAGCTCCGGGCCGTTTCCCATCCGGCCGCGGGGGATGGCATCCCCTGGGCCAGCCTGCCGGAAGTGCGACAGGCCATCAGCCAGGGGGTGGCCCATGCTCTGCGCCCGGATCCCCTGACCGAGGAGCCGGCGCTGCTGGCTGCTGCGGTGGTGATGGAGAACGGCCGGCCCCTGGGGGTGTTGCACTGGACCCTGCCCCAGGCCGAGCTGGAGGCCGGCATCCCTGCCCTGTGGCGGCCCATCGGCCGGGCCGCCGTGATTGCCCTGGCGCTCCTGGTGGCCCTGCTCACCGGGCGGGCGATCCAGACCTCCCGGCGCATTCGGCGTCTGACCGAGGTGGTGGAGCGAGTGACCCAGGGGGACCTGGATGCCCGCATCCATTCCCTGGGCAGCGGTGAGATCGGCCAGTTGGCTCAGGCCTTCAACCGCATGGCCGACAAATTGCAGAAGCAGATCAAAAAGCGAGGGCGGGAGAAGGACCGGCTCAACACGGTGCTCCACGTCATGACCGACGGTGTGCTCATCCTCAACCGCCATGGCCGGGTTCGTCTCCTCAACCCGGCTGCCGCTCGCCTGCTGCGGGTCGAGCCGGAACGGGCCCTGCGGCGCTCTTTCATCCAGGTGGCCCGGGACCACCGCATCGCCGAGGTCTGGACCCGCTGCCGGGAGAGCGGCCAGGAAGAGGTGGCGACCATGGAGCTGACGCCCACCCAGTTCCTCCGGGTGATCGTGACCCCCTTCCTCAAGGGCAAGGATCGGGGGTACCTGGTCCTGCTCCAGGACTTGACCCAACTCCGCCGCCTCCAGATGGTCCGCCAGGATTTCATCAGCAACATCTCCCACGAACTGCGCACCCCCCTGGCTTCGCTCCAGGCTTTGGTGGAGACCCTCCAGGACGGCGCGCTGGAGGATCCGCCGGCTGCCCGCCGCTTCCTGGGCCGGATGGAAGTAGAGGTGGACGCCCTGACCCAGATGGTGGAAGAGTTGTTGGAGCTGTCCCGCATCGAATCAGGGCAGGTGCCCCTGCGCCTGCGGTCCACGCCCGTCCTTGAAGCCGTGTTGCCCGGGGTGGAGCGGCTGCGTCCCCAGGCGGAGCGGGCCCAGCTGGAGCTGGCCATCCACCTGCCGCCGGATCTGCCCCCCGTGTTGGCGGATGCGGTGCGGGTGCAGCAGGTGATCACCAACCTGGTGCACAACGCCATCAAGTTCACCCCGGCGGGCGGCCGGGTGGAGGTCTCCGCCCAGGCCGGCGAGGGGGAACTCACCGTGATGGTGGCGGACACCGGCATCGGCATCCCGCCCCAGGATCTGCCCCGCATCTTCGAGCGTTTCTACAAGACGGACCGCTCCCGCGCGGCCGGCGGCACCGGGCTGGGGCTGGCCATCGCCAAGCATGTGGTCCAGGCCCACGGGGGGCGCATCTGGGCCGAGTCTGTCCTGGGGGAAGGCAGCCGTTTCTACTTTACCCTGCCCCTGGCTGAATCCATGCCGGACGATTCCGCGCCCCCGACAGACACGGCCCTGGCCCGCTCGACCTCTTCCTGA